Proteins encoded in a region of the Oscarella lobularis chromosome 17, ooOscLobu1.1, whole genome shotgun sequence genome:
- the LOC136197598 gene encoding serine/threonine-protein phosphatase 6 regulatory ankyrin repeat subunit A-like, whose translation MTPLLYACSENPIFVVIQELIELGADVSARDNKKRKALHYGVQNTSDISIIELLIDEGVGVTCKDQGGKAPLHYACLYGTSSAVQFLVEHEAAINIANNLGITPFMYACRSSIDRSLKVGFLDEKGADCEAKDHEGKTALFFATSSSESEKDVKYVLHHLVIEKCINVNSVEKKKKTPLLYACSHHRPSLVVAQQLIDLGADVSVTNMTKQNALHLAAKTFYVDKAIIDLLIEEGVDVMFQDKVTGFIFY comes from the exons ATGACACCCTTGCTGTACGCATGTAGTGAAAATCCTATTTTCGTCGTAATTCAagaactaattgaattaggagctgatGTTTCTGCAAGAGATAAT aaaaaacgcaaagCCTTGCATTATGGCGTGCAAAATACATCAGACATATCAATTATTGAGCTATTGATTGATGAGGGCGTTGGCGTCACGTGTAAAGATCAG GGAGGGAAGGCTCCTCTGCATTATGCCTGCTTATATGGAACCTCGTCTGCCGTGCAATTTCTCGTTGAGCACGAAGCTGCCATTAATATCGCCAACAAT TTGGGGATAACGCCTTTCATGTATGCGTGTCGCAGTTCCATTGATCGTTCATTGAAAGTTGGCTTcttggatgaaaaaggagctgaCTGTGAagcaaaagatcac GAAGggaagacggctttgttttttgCCACCTCTTCCTCAGAGTCTGAAAAAGACGTGAAATATGTTCTTCATCATCTCGTCATTGAGAAATGCATTAATGTCAATTCTGTTGAAAAG aagaagaaaacaccATTATTGTACGCATGCAGTCATCATCGACCTTCTTTGGTCGTTGCTCAGCAACTAATTGATTTAGGAGCTGATGTTTCTGTAACGAATATG ACGAAACAAAATGCCTTGCATCTGGCTGCTAAAACGTTCTACGTAGACAAAgcaattattgatctattgatcGAAGAGGGCGTTGACGTCATGTTTCAAGATAAGGTGACAggatttattttctattga
- the LOC136197599 gene encoding uncharacterized protein: MSTFLVTPQVVTFLVIFKLVSCDEEIFSCPDPGWSQCSEIVSFENSYNCENRTRTREIISYVYKNDCPVLTEEKPCNLEKCTINFDGDRFTTYVRWGKSTCREGAYTLSTGYASSVPPGSATCLTNKPQYEYYNTFGAAARVELGLYGTRVYENGKRTGRLTKEYGQGVACSICGVDAYDSLVIPGRSDCPSSWIKEYSGFVMGPTDQYRECVDKSMETVPSSSSDKIETRRKWIFSFAQSRDKNKRDYSDADPLECVVCSTPKNVTGAIYTHWGQKECTKGQHLVYSGLVLSKHPSGAYGQLHCAPSMPSKPTVRASQSLNFLVFTRYFGTATTDNAASCSVCLSKNKVNSVMVPDRSDCPGNLHQEYTGILAGISDMDCFDKDPVYQFSNGVNGANLIQPVFHSASYSPKFRGVTYGKKRIYSPCAICTISLKQPKAVFTRFGRTSCPSDILTLYTGFVAATSHKAVCVPKRVIQKTDFRDISPLLHLVWYAGQYVTRNKGIPYKEIVDLDSKQVPCTVCAAAVSTFTLFGTRSCPLGFRAAYEGYEFYNGGSAVCMDKNSEPYLGDNSDVSNGLVFEPAQSNCLTLPCPPYTDSTILCVQCVAKETS; this comes from the exons ATGTCTACTTTTCTGGTTACTCCGCAAGTCGTTACATTTCTTGTCATTTTTAAGCTTGTGAGCTGCGACGAGGAGATTTTTTCATGCCCG GATCCAG GGTGGTCTCAATGCTCTGAAATAGTTAGCTTTGAAAATTCATAT aattgCGAAAACAGAACACGCACAAGAGAAATCATTTCCTATGTTTACAAGAACGATTGTCCAGTGCTTACTGAAGAAAAGCCCTGCAACCTTGAGAAGTGCACAATAAATTTCGATGGCGACCGTTTTACCACCTACGTCCGTTGGGGAAAATCAACGTGCAGGGAAGGAGCTTATACGCTATCTACCGGCTATGCGTCATC TGTACCGCCGGGTAGTGCTACGTGTCTAACCAATAAACCCCAATATGAATACTACAACACTTTTGGCGCAGCAGCGAGAGTGGAATTAGGGCTCTACGGAACTAGGGTGTATGAAAATGGTAAACGAACAGGACGCCTTACTAAAGAGTATGGTCAAGGAGTTGCGTGTTCAATTTGTGGAGTCGACGCCTACGACTCCTTAGTGATTCCAG GTCGAAGCGATTGTCCTTCTAGTTGGATTAAGGAGTACAGCGGCTTTGTAATGGGTCCTACAGACCAGTACAGGGAGTGCGTAGACAAGAGCATGGAAACTGTTCCCAGTTCTTCGAGCGACAAGATAGAAAC aagaagaaagtggATATTCTCCTTCGCTCAAAGTAGAGACAAAAACAAGCGAGACTATAGCGATGCCGATCCGTTAGAGTGCGTCGTTTGCTCTACACCAAAGAATGTAACTGGAGCTATATACACGCATTGGGGACAAAAAGAATGCACCAAGGGTCAGCATCTCGTCTATTCTGGTCTAGTTCTATCAAAACACCCATCAGGTGCGTATGGACAACTGCACTGCGCGCCTTCAATGCCATCTAAACCGACCGTGCGAGCAAGCCAAAGCCTAAATTTTCTTGTCTTCACACGGTACTTTGGAACCGCCACAACGGACAACGCAGCATCATGCTCAGTGTGTCTATCGAAAAACAAAGTGAATTCTGTCATGGTGCCAGATCGATCAGACTGCCCTGGTAATTTGCATCAAGAGTATACTGGCATTCTGGCAGGCATAAGCGATATGGATTGCTTTGATAAAGATCCTGTTTACCAATTCAGCAACGGTGTCAATGGGGCAAATCTCATTCAACCCGTTTTTCATTCCGCATCATATTCACCCAAATTTCGAGGCGTAACTTATGGCAAAAAGAGGATCTATTCTCCTTGCGCAATTTGCACAATCAGTCTAAAACAGCCCAAAGCTGTTTTCACGCGATTTGGTCGGACGTCGTGCCCTTCAGACATTTTGACGCTGTACACAGGATTTGTTGCAGCAACAAGCCATAAAGCCGTTTGCGTTCCAAAACGCGTGATCCAAAAAACAGACTTCCGCGATATCTCTCCATTGCTTCATTTAGTATGGTATGCAGGACAATACGTCACACGAAACAAAGGAATACCTTACAAAGAAATTGTCGATTTGGATTCAAAGCAG gtacCTTGCACTGTGtgtgctgctgctgtctCAACGTTTACTCTATTTGGAACTCGCTCGTGCCCCCTTGGGTTTAGAGCTGCTTACGAAGGATACGAGTTTTATAACGGTGGAAGCGCAGTCTGCATGGACAAAAACTCCGAACCCTATTTAG GAGACAACTCTGATGTTAGTAATGGTCTTGTTTTCGAGCCTGCTCAGAGTAATTGCCTGACGCTGCCATGCCCACCCTATACTGATTCGACCATACTGTGCGTTCAGTGTGTTGCGAAAGAAACCAGTTAA